Proteins encoded by one window of Martelella endophytica:
- a CDS encoding ATP-binding cassette domain-containing protein translates to MSVHPGKGVVATSLVQTYATGRKLWGRAEGFRAVNGVSLTIAEGETLGIVGESGSGKSTLGRMIAGIEAPTGGSVTFWGEHYARVGTPQWRSQRRQVQVVFQNPAAVVDPRWTIHAQVREALTTHERLASSEADDRAQAMLVMVGLGTMGRRLPHQLSGGQLQRAVIARALVLHPRLVVCDEAVSALDVSVQAQIINLLLELRERLNLSLMFISHDLSVVRHISHRVGVMHNGELLEIGDSAALFDNPRHAYTRRLLSAIPADTPRKRKQRDAAAVRFVTTPPKTPIQP, encoded by the coding sequence ATGAGCGTACACCCCGGCAAAGGCGTCGTCGCCACCAGTCTGGTCCAGACCTACGCTACGGGTCGCAAGCTGTGGGGCAGGGCGGAGGGCTTCCGCGCGGTAAACGGCGTAAGCCTCACCATCGCCGAGGGGGAAACTCTCGGCATCGTCGGCGAGAGCGGCTCGGGCAAATCGACGCTCGGACGCATGATTGCCGGCATCGAGGCGCCAACCGGCGGCAGTGTCACCTTCTGGGGCGAGCACTATGCCAGGGTCGGCACGCCGCAATGGCGCAGCCAGCGCCGCCAGGTTCAAGTCGTGTTTCAGAACCCGGCCGCCGTGGTCGATCCGCGCTGGACGATCCATGCCCAGGTGCGTGAAGCCCTCACCACACATGAGCGGCTCGCTTCCTCGGAGGCCGATGACCGCGCTCAGGCCATGCTGGTCATGGTCGGGCTTGGCACCATGGGCAGGCGTCTGCCACACCAGCTATCGGGCGGACAGTTACAGCGCGCCGTCATCGCCCGCGCGCTCGTGCTTCATCCGCGCCTCGTTGTCTGCGACGAGGCGGTGAGCGCACTCGATGTGTCGGTCCAGGCCCAGATCATCAATCTGCTGCTCGAACTGCGGGAAAGACTCAACCTGTCCCTGATGTTCATTTCACACGATCTGTCCGTCGTCCGTCACATCAGCCATCGCGTCGGCGTCATGCACAACGGCGAACTGCTAGAGATCGGCGACAGCGCTGCCCTGTTCGACAATCCGCGGCATGCCTATACCCGCCGCCTTCTCTCAGCCATTCCGGCCGACACTCCGCGAAAGCGCAAGCAGCGCGACGCCGCTGCCGTCCGTTTCGTCACAACCCCGCCAAAAACTCCGATCCAGCCATGA
- a CDS encoding glycerophosphodiester phosphodiesterase, translating into MKIIAHRGDSASHPENTPRSWAAAYANGAYAIEADIRMSKDGSCICAHDPDLARLFGRPERPENLTRDVLLALESETGARIATLEEVLCHAAEGRAVLLDIKDESLPALVAIGNAIVATVPPAARRRIVAGCHTLEAVTFFSGGGEVEILGFIPDGEKGEAFNAAGAGIIRLWERDVTAARVSRLQALGAEVWATAGGVGTIHDTGDTAADNLSAMAAAGIDGVLVNDVAMTKIILETLR; encoded by the coding sequence ATGAAAATCATCGCTCACCGCGGCGACAGCGCCAGCCATCCCGAAAATACGCCCCGGAGCTGGGCTGCCGCCTATGCCAACGGCGCCTACGCCATCGAGGCCGATATCCGCATGTCGAAGGACGGTTCGTGTATTTGCGCCCACGACCCCGATCTGGCGCGTCTGTTCGGTCGACCGGAGCGCCCCGAAAACCTGACACGGGATGTGTTGCTCGCCCTCGAAAGCGAAACCGGCGCCCGGATTGCGACCCTCGAAGAGGTCCTGTGCCATGCCGCTGAGGGCAGGGCGGTGCTCCTGGATATCAAGGATGAAAGCCTGCCGGCACTCGTCGCGATCGGCAACGCGATCGTGGCGACCGTTCCGCCGGCGGCGCGCCGCCGCATCGTCGCCGGCTGCCACACGCTTGAAGCCGTGACCTTCTTCTCGGGCGGTGGAGAGGTCGAAATCCTCGGCTTCATTCCCGATGGAGAGAAGGGCGAAGCCTTCAATGCCGCCGGCGCCGGCATCATCCGTCTGTGGGAGCGCGATGTGACCGCTGCACGGGTGTCCCGGCTTCAGGCCCTCGGTGCCGAGGTATGGGCGACGGCCGGCGGCGTGGGCACGATCCACGATACCGGCGACACAGCCGCCGACAATCTTTCCGCCATGGCCGCCGCCGGTATCGATGGCGTTCTCGTCAACGATGTGGCCATGACCAAAATCATTCTGGAGACCCTGCGATGA